In the Diprion similis isolate iyDipSimi1 chromosome 2, iyDipSimi1.1, whole genome shotgun sequence genome, one interval contains:
- the LOC124416666 gene encoding PDZ and LIM domain protein 2-like: MAIDIKLSKFNNTPWGFRLSGGADFPHPLTVVRVARGSLADDAGLQPGDVLIRVNGSPLQNLTHAQAHDWLVRAGNNFVVSVVRNHRIAKEAH; this comes from the exons ATGGCGATAGACATCAAGCTTTCCAAGTTCAATAACACCCCATGGGGATTCCGGCTTTCCGGTGGAGCAGACTTTCCCCATCCACTCACGGTTGTCAGG GTGGCCCGGGGAAGTCTGGCCGACGATGCCGGGCTGCAGCCAGGTGACGTCCTGATAAGAGTCAACGGCAGTCCTTTGCAGAATCTGACGCACGCACAAGCGCACGATTGGCTGGTGCGAGCTGGTAACAACTTCGTTGTCTCCGTCGTCCGCAATCATCGCATCGCCAAAGAGGCCCATTGA